A stretch of the Pedobacter sp. MC2016-14 genome encodes the following:
- a CDS encoding FkbM family methyltransferase, producing the protein MMNLISKLQYKVKSRINTYKVKQRAEKRKAVILDYFSRNEPADPEFKAALEYLKNHPLGVFPDAFTSKYNFQDVQVHKDKEKNLLWVNHNGHRLYFKRSYNLTTVKLLYNGLLAEQDTDSPHRYTDQDFELKQGDTLLDVGSAEGIFTLSNIELLKKAYLFERETEWVEALEATFEPWKDKIEIISKFVSDADDTDNVAIDTFLSASTLIPDLVKIDVEGAEERVLRGMELTIQKHHPKIALCTYHKQNDFYKFSTYLAQRNYKTSTTKGLMFFLSADESLAPPFFRKGLIRAMV; encoded by the coding sequence ATGATGAACTTGATCAGTAAACTTCAGTATAAAGTTAAAAGCAGGATAAATACCTATAAAGTTAAGCAGCGTGCAGAAAAGCGTAAGGCTGTAATCCTAGATTACTTCAGCAGGAATGAGCCTGCAGATCCGGAATTTAAAGCTGCCCTTGAATACCTTAAAAACCATCCACTGGGTGTTTTTCCGGATGCATTTACCTCAAAGTATAATTTTCAGGATGTTCAGGTTCATAAGGATAAGGAAAAGAACCTGCTTTGGGTAAATCATAACGGACATCGTTTGTATTTTAAACGTTCTTACAACCTTACTACTGTTAAGCTGTTATACAATGGTCTGCTGGCAGAGCAGGACACTGACTCTCCTCACCGGTATACCGACCAGGATTTTGAGCTGAAACAAGGTGATACCTTGCTGGATGTAGGTTCTGCTGAGGGCATTTTTACCCTCTCAAACATTGAATTGCTTAAAAAAGCTTATCTTTTTGAAAGGGAGACAGAATGGGTAGAGGCATTGGAAGCCACTTTTGAACCCTGGAAGGACAAGATAGAAATAATATCAAAATTTGTATCTGATGCAGATGATACAGACAATGTAGCTATTGACACCTTCCTTAGTGCTAGCACATTGATTCCTGACCTGGTAAAAATTGATGTTGAGGGAGCAGAAGAAAGGGTACTGAGAGGTATGGAGCTAACCATACAAAAGCACCATCCTAAAATTGCCCTCTGTACCTACCACAAGCAAAACGACTTTTATAAATTTAGTACTTACCTTGCTCAAAGAAATTATAAGACCAGTACCACCAAGGGATTGATGTTTTTTTTAAGTGCTGATGAAAGCCTGGCACCTCCATTTTTTAGAAAGGGGCTGATTAGGGCTATGGTTTAG
- a CDS encoding glycosyltransferase: MAKITYNICVLIVTYSNRWQFLKQVLQRVTNLQNVTQVIVVDNASDYNVAEHCSSLQDNRIKVITHTENLGSAGGYKAGLEYFSKGNDADFVWLLDDDNLPDPAALKKLTDQWSVVNVPEDKKAFFSLRLDRKLHVMIAKGENANRFYSVSNTFLGFNFFRTPVNQYYKLRDRFIKRGDFKHKAAMPYVPYGGLFFHKKMIALIGYPNEAFFVYVDDSEYTYRITEKGGTIWLVPSSQINDIDKSYSLNYVKHFWRSMYLDLWSFRTYYLVRNSIYFYSRLNISNNTLYNFNKKLFLTGQWILSKLTCKQENYKKLLEAVADGTKGKMGIKP, from the coding sequence ATGGCAAAGATAACATATAATATTTGTGTGTTAATTGTTACCTATAGTAATAGGTGGCAATTTTTGAAACAGGTTCTTCAGAGGGTTACTAATCTGCAAAACGTAACACAGGTTATTGTTGTAGACAATGCTTCTGACTATAATGTAGCTGAGCATTGCAGCTCTTTACAGGACAACCGGATTAAAGTGATTACGCATACAGAGAACTTAGGTTCTGCTGGTGGATATAAAGCGGGACTGGAATATTTTAGCAAAGGTAATGATGCTGATTTTGTGTGGCTTTTGGATGATGATAACCTTCCTGATCCGGCTGCGCTTAAAAAACTTACAGATCAATGGTCAGTGGTAAATGTTCCTGAGGATAAAAAGGCTTTCTTCTCGTTGCGATTGGACAGAAAACTTCACGTAATGATTGCCAAAGGCGAAAATGCAAATCGCTTTTACAGTGTGAGCAACACCTTTTTGGGCTTTAACTTCTTCAGAACTCCTGTAAACCAATACTACAAATTGCGGGACAGGTTCATCAAGCGTGGCGATTTTAAGCATAAAGCGGCTATGCCTTACGTACCTTATGGAGGATTGTTTTTTCATAAAAAAATGATTGCCCTGATTGGCTATCCCAACGAAGCTTTCTTTGTATATGTCGATGATTCTGAGTATACCTACAGGATTACAGAAAAGGGCGGTACAATCTGGCTTGTTCCATCTAGTCAGATCAACGATATAGACAAATCTTACAGCCTCAACTATGTAAAGCATTTTTGGCGGTCAATGTATTTGGACCTGTGGAGTTTTAGAACCTATTACCTTGTACGCAACAGCATTTATTTTTATTCGAGGCTTAACATCAGCAATAACACCTTATATAACTTTAACAAAAAGCTCTTTTTAACGGGACAATGGATACTGAGTAAGCTAACATGTAAGCAGGAGAATTATAAAAAGCTATTGGAAGCCGTTGCTGATGGAACAAAGGGCAAGATGGGCATTAAACCTTAA
- a CDS encoding YfhO family protein produces the protein MNTWFKRNGIHLAIIAFFVIICFVYFSPVIQGKAPAQSDVLQAKAMQKEIMDYKAKDGKGPLWTNQMFGGMPTYQIWAQYPMNIAGHVISFVKIVLPDPVDTVLLYLLGAYLLFCVLKVNPYLAAAGAIAFAFTSYNFIIIAAGHSNKALAIAFCAPIIASVILTLRGKYWLGGSLLALFMALEIRSNHIQMTYYLFIALLIYIGIEIYNAIKEKRFAAFGKSLSFLAAGAVIALMVNAGTLWTTYEYGKESNRGNSNLTSDAAEEKNGLSKEYAYGWSQGVGECFTFLIPNLYGGATSIDALVKPESHTYVALQSVIGGDPTQAIQQLAGQVGFQQYWGEKPGTSGPYYFGAIICFLFVFGLLVVRSRLKWWILATTILFLLLSFGKNFPFVSDIFFAYFPLYNKFRAVESILAITGLMVPLLAILAVKEALESGYDQKTLVKKLTISAGITGGFSLLVAIMPTVFFSFSSAMHTQMTDALTQMLQNNRGAAQNIANALIADRADVAKADAWRSFFFIAVAYALVWAYLTKKMNAQMVFILLGLVVLIDMWQVDRRYLNNSNFASKADLNNHFQARDVDTFILADKDPDFRVLDLTISTFSDASASQFHKTVGGYHAAKLKRYQELIDKQFSKSINQDVLDMLNTKYIITQDQQNGSYKMQRNATAAGNAWFVQSVQFAQNADQEMKAISSFDPKQEAIIDVKYKSLIDDKKVGVAGPTASIKLESYHPDHLVYDYSTPNAAIAVFSEIFYDKGWNMYIDGIEKPYFRADYVLRAAQLEAGNHKVEFKFEPVSYYMGEKISLLGSILLMGAIGFAFYTENKKKAA, from the coding sequence ATGAATACTTGGTTTAAAAGGAATGGCATACATCTGGCCATTATTGCATTTTTTGTAATCATCTGTTTTGTATACTTTAGCCCTGTTATTCAAGGCAAAGCTCCTGCACAAAGTGACGTTTTGCAGGCAAAAGCCATGCAAAAGGAAATCATGGATTATAAAGCCAAAGATGGTAAAGGCCCTTTGTGGACCAACCAAATGTTTGGCGGAATGCCCACCTACCAGATCTGGGCTCAATATCCAATGAACATTGCAGGTCATGTGATCTCTTTTGTGAAAATCGTTCTGCCAGATCCTGTGGATACAGTGTTGTTGTATCTTCTGGGTGCATATTTGCTGTTCTGCGTACTTAAAGTTAATCCGTATCTTGCTGCTGCAGGTGCTATAGCTTTCGCTTTTACCTCTTATAATTTTATCATTATTGCGGCAGGACATAGCAATAAGGCGCTGGCCATTGCTTTTTGTGCACCCATTATTGCGAGTGTAATCCTTACGCTCCGCGGAAAATATTGGCTTGGCGGAAGTTTGCTGGCCTTGTTTATGGCTTTAGAGATCAGGTCTAACCATATACAAATGACGTATTATTTGTTTATCGCCTTGCTTATTTATATTGGTATCGAGATTTACAACGCTATAAAAGAAAAACGTTTTGCCGCTTTTGGTAAAAGTTTGAGTTTTTTGGCAGCAGGTGCGGTAATTGCGTTAATGGTTAATGCAGGTACATTATGGACTACTTATGAGTACGGAAAAGAATCCAACCGTGGTAATTCAAATTTAACATCTGATGCTGCTGAGGAAAAAAATGGTTTGTCTAAAGAGTATGCTTATGGATGGAGTCAGGGTGTGGGGGAGTGTTTTACTTTTCTGATCCCCAATCTTTACGGAGGGGCCACAAGTATAGATGCGCTTGTTAAGCCAGAAAGTCATACCTATGTTGCATTACAAAGTGTAATAGGTGGAGATCCTACACAAGCCATTCAGCAGCTTGCCGGACAAGTAGGCTTTCAGCAGTACTGGGGAGAAAAACCCGGAACTTCAGGTCCCTATTATTTTGGTGCTATCATTTGCTTCCTTTTTGTCTTCGGTTTGCTGGTTGTTCGTAGTCGCTTAAAATGGTGGATACTGGCAACAACTATTTTGTTCTTGCTGCTTTCCTTTGGTAAAAACTTCCCATTTGTTTCTGATATTTTCTTTGCCTATTTCCCATTATATAACAAGTTCCGGGCCGTAGAATCAATCCTTGCCATTACAGGATTAATGGTGCCTTTGTTGGCCATTCTGGCGGTTAAAGAAGCTTTAGAAAGCGGATATGACCAAAAAACACTGGTAAAAAAGCTAACCATTTCAGCAGGTATTACCGGTGGGTTTTCATTGCTGGTGGCCATCATGCCAACTGTGTTTTTTAGCTTTAGCAGTGCCATGCATACGCAAATGACAGATGCCCTGACGCAGATGCTGCAAAATAACCGTGGGGCGGCTCAAAATATTGCCAATGCTTTAATTGCCGATCGTGCTGATGTGGCAAAGGCCGATGCCTGGAGGTCTTTCTTTTTCATTGCCGTAGCGTATGCTTTGGTATGGGCTTATTTAACCAAAAAGATGAATGCACAGATGGTATTTATCTTATTGGGCCTTGTAGTACTAATAGATATGTGGCAGGTAGACAGACGTTACTTAAACAATAGTAATTTTGCCAGCAAAGCCGATTTAAACAACCATTTTCAAGCACGTGATGTGGATACTTTTATCCTGGCAGATAAGGATCCTGATTTTAGGGTGCTGGATTTAACCATTTCTACTTTCTCTGATGCCAGTGCTTCACAGTTTCACAAAACAGTGGGTGGTTATCATGCTGCAAAGCTTAAGCGTTACCAGGAACTGATTGATAAACAATTTTCAAAAAGCATCAACCAGGATGTACTGGATATGCTAAATACCAAATATATCATTACTCAGGATCAGCAGAATGGATCGTACAAAATGCAGCGCAATGCTACTGCTGCAGGTAATGCATGGTTTGTGCAAAGTGTACAGTTTGCACAAAATGCTGATCAGGAGATGAAGGCCATCAGCAGTTTTGATCCTAAACAAGAGGCCATTATTGATGTGAAATATAAAAGCCTTATAGACGATAAGAAAGTTGGTGTAGCTGGCCCTACAGCTTCCATTAAGCTGGAAAGCTACCACCCGGATCATTTAGTGTACGACTACAGTACGCCAAATGCCGCAATTGCAGTCTTCTCTGAGATCTTTTATGATAAAGGTTGGAATATGTATATCGATGGTATTGAAAAGCCATATTTCAGGGCAGATTACGTGCTGCGTGCTGCGCAGCTTGAAGCAGGAAACCACAAGGTAGAGTTTAAGTTTGAACCGGTTTCTTATTACATGGGAGAGAAGATTTCACTGTTAGGTTCTATCCTGCTAATGGGGGCAATAGGTTTTGCTTTCTACACAGAAAATAAAAAGAAAGCCGCATAA
- a CDS encoding DinB family protein has protein sequence MAIATVQSSLQEIIKTYLSELERIDDGLFNISPPIGGWSPSQVYSHIWEASYLTLLTMEDCIEGRGKIKPTAFTVKLILFFGALPPGKYKAPDMLKGLDKNISKAEARQLIAKFKRRMERDYIKLESASPEIKTKHPNMGYLNATQWFRFLEIHLKHHLKQLKHIKRSFTQLASD, from the coding sequence ATGGCTATAGCTACAGTCCAGTCCTCACTTCAAGAAATCATTAAGACATACCTTTCCGAACTCGAAAGGATAGACGACGGGCTTTTTAACATCAGCCCTCCAATTGGCGGTTGGTCTCCCAGCCAGGTCTATTCTCATATCTGGGAAGCAAGCTATTTAACGCTTCTTACGATGGAAGACTGTATTGAAGGCCGGGGAAAAATTAAACCGACAGCCTTTACAGTGAAACTAATTCTATTTTTTGGGGCACTACCTCCTGGAAAATACAAGGCTCCGGACATGCTGAAGGGCTTGGATAAGAACATTTCTAAAGCGGAAGCCAGGCAACTGATTGCAAAATTTAAGCGAAGGATGGAAAGGGATTATATTAAACTTGAAAGCGCAAGTCCTGAAATCAAGACCAAACACCCCAACATGGGTTATTTAAATGCAACGCAATGGTTTCGCTTCCTCGAAATTCACCTTAAGCACCACTTGAAGCAATTAAAACACATCAAGAGAAGTTTTACTCAATTGGCATCAGACTGA
- the uvrB gene encoding excinuclease ABC subunit UvrB: protein MEFKLVSDYKPTGDQPAAIKQLVEGVNTGDNYQTLLGVTGSGKTFTVANVIEQTQKPTLILSHNKTLAAQLYGEFKQFFPENAVNYFVSYYDYYQPEAFIASSNTYIEKDLSINEEIEKLRLRTTSALMSGRRDVIVVSSISCIYGMGNPEDFSRSVFRFSVGTRVSRNSFLHSLVEILYARTINDFKRGTFRVKGDTVDIFPAYLDNAYRVSFFGDDIEELSMIDPVTGKTIEKMKDMAIYPANLFVTPKDRFNSSIWGIQEELELRKNQLIGDRQLLEAKRLEERVNFDIEMMKELGYCSGIENYSRFFDGRSPGMRPFCLLDYFPDDYLMVIDESHVTVPQIRAMYGGDRSRKMSLVEYGFRLPSALDNRPLNFEEFERLAPQTIYVSATPADYELEKSDGVVIEQVIRPTGLLDPIIEVRPAVNQVDDLLDEIDKTIKKGDRVLVTTLTKRMAEELTKYMDRLNIKVRYIHSEVKTLERVEILRGLRLGEFDVLIGINLLREGLDLPEVSFVAILDADKEGFLRSERSLIQTIGRAARNDSGRVIMYADKITDSMAITMDETSRRREKQIAYNLEHGITPKTVGKSREAIIEQTSVLDFSSGENKRAKAYVEIDEVSMAADPIVQYMTKPEMQKSIDKTKKDMAKAAKDMDFLLAARLRDEMFAMEKVFEERFGK, encoded by the coding sequence ATGGAATTTAAACTCGTTTCTGATTATAAACCTACCGGAGATCAGCCTGCTGCCATTAAACAATTGGTTGAAGGTGTAAATACCGGCGACAACTACCAAACGCTTCTGGGAGTTACCGGATCCGGGAAAACTTTTACAGTAGCCAATGTCATTGAGCAAACGCAAAAACCGACTTTAATCCTGAGCCACAATAAAACATTGGCGGCTCAGCTCTATGGAGAATTTAAGCAGTTTTTCCCTGAAAATGCGGTCAATTACTTTGTCTCCTATTACGACTATTACCAGCCGGAAGCTTTCATTGCCAGTTCCAATACCTATATCGAGAAAGATTTAAGTATCAATGAAGAAATTGAAAAGTTAAGACTGCGCACAACTTCTGCCTTAATGTCTGGCAGAAGGGACGTGATTGTGGTATCCTCTATATCCTGCATCTATGGTATGGGTAATCCAGAAGATTTTTCACGTTCTGTATTCCGCTTCTCTGTTGGCACCAGGGTTTCCAGAAACTCATTTTTGCACAGCCTTGTAGAAATCCTTTACGCAAGAACCATAAACGATTTTAAAAGGGGAACCTTCCGTGTTAAGGGCGACACTGTTGATATCTTTCCTGCTTACCTGGACAATGCTTACCGGGTTTCTTTTTTCGGTGATGATATTGAAGAACTGAGTATGATTGATCCGGTAACGGGCAAGACCATTGAAAAGATGAAAGATATGGCCATTTATCCGGCCAATCTGTTTGTAACTCCAAAGGATCGGTTCAACTCTTCCATCTGGGGAATTCAGGAAGAATTGGAACTTAGAAAGAACCAGCTGATTGGTGACAGGCAATTACTTGAAGCAAAAAGGCTTGAGGAAAGGGTGAACTTTGATATTGAAATGATGAAGGAGCTGGGGTATTGCTCTGGTATTGAAAACTATTCCCGCTTCTTTGATGGTCGTTCTCCAGGTATGCGCCCCTTTTGCTTGCTGGACTATTTCCCTGATGACTATTTAATGGTGATTGACGAGAGCCATGTTACTGTCCCACAAATTAGGGCCATGTATGGAGGTGACCGTTCGCGCAAAATGTCATTGGTTGAATATGGCTTCCGCCTACCTTCGGCATTAGATAACCGTCCACTGAACTTTGAAGAGTTTGAACGTTTGGCCCCACAAACTATCTACGTGAGTGCCACACCTGCAGATTATGAACTGGAAAAATCCGATGGCGTGGTCATTGAACAGGTAATCCGCCCTACAGGACTTTTAGACCCTATTATTGAGGTACGACCAGCTGTTAACCAGGTTGATGATTTGTTAGATGAAATAGATAAAACAATAAAAAAAGGCGACAGGGTATTGGTGACTACCCTAACCAAGCGCATGGCAGAGGAACTGACCAAATACATGGACCGCCTGAATATCAAAGTACGTTATATCCACTCAGAGGTGAAAACACTGGAGCGTGTAGAAATCTTGAGAGGGCTCCGTCTTGGTGAATTTGATGTTTTAATCGGGATTAATTTATTAAGGGAAGGTCTGGATTTACCGGAAGTTTCATTCGTAGCCATCCTTGATGCAGATAAAGAGGGTTTCTTAAGGTCTGAACGTTCACTGATCCAGACCATTGGGCGTGCGGCACGTAACGACAGCGGAAGGGTAATTATGTATGCAGACAAAATCACAGACTCTATGGCCATAACCATGGATGAAACCAGCCGCCGCCGGGAAAAACAAATTGCCTACAATTTGGAACACGGTATTACACCGAAAACGGTAGGTAAAAGCCGTGAAGCCATTATAGAGCAGACTTCCGTACTGGATTTTAGCTCTGGTGAAAATAAACGTGCTAAAGCCTATGTTGAAATTGACGAAGTCTCAATGGCTGCTGATCCAATTGTACAGTACATGACTAAGCCAGAGATGCAAAAGTCTATTGATAAAACTAAAAAAGACATGGCTAAGGCCGCAAAAGACATGGACTTTCTATTGGCTGCACGCTTGCGTGACGAGATGTTTGCCATGGAAAAGGTATTTGAAGAAAGATTTGGTAAATAA
- a CDS encoding DUF4834 family protein, giving the protein MLGLIKFIFITILILWIIRVIIRLIFPVVLKSMFSKMQQQAGHNGPTQQQSRKPEGAVSIDYMPPKNKKGNADKLGDFVDYEEVK; this is encoded by the coding sequence ATGTTAGGATTAATAAAATTCATTTTCATCACCATACTGATACTCTGGATTATCCGTGTTATTATTAGACTAATCTTTCCTGTAGTCTTAAAAAGTATGTTTAGCAAAATGCAACAGCAAGCCGGACATAATGGTCCCACACAACAGCAATCCAGAAAACCTGAGGGTGCTGTCTCAATAGACTATATGCCACCAAAAAACAAAAAAGGCAACGCAGATAAGTTGGGCGATTTTGTAGATTACGAAGAAGTAAAATAG
- a CDS encoding oligosaccharide flippase family protein, whose product MGIIQQQTIKGTFYSYMGVLIGFLSVSLVQPHVLSPEQVGLIGLLTSFSMLFAQLSLLGFNATARIFPYFRDSKNADNGYLGLACRVSLVGFALFCIAAYLFKDQIVQQKHSGSRLFTTYYWYLIPLTFFTLLFNILELYSRLLYDTTTSRILREFTKRIFILIALLLLLFSSVSFEVFMWVWLLSNILPTGIIAYRLYSRGQLSFQINVKFINGPIQKQLVQLSFFGILTGASPIIIDNIDKYMINEKFGLANTGIYTLAFAFATIISLPARSLYSIAYTVIAEAWKNDDRKEISTVYQKSCISQLISTLFLFLLIWGNIHNIYAVLPPEYASGKYVIFFIGLGYLIDSSTGVNGVILATSRFYKYDSFFNVALIGVTIAANLIFIPLYGITGAAIASAITLFTFNFARYLFILLLFKMQPYTYKTPLAIIMSVLAYFIVNAIPPMANFIIDSILRFGLITLLFGGAVYYLRLSEDINGLINNLAKKYLRFR is encoded by the coding sequence ATGGGCATTATTCAGCAGCAAACAATAAAAGGAACCTTTTACTCTTATATGGGTGTTTTAATTGGCTTTCTTTCTGTCTCTCTTGTACAACCCCATGTGCTCAGTCCTGAACAAGTGGGATTAATTGGTCTGCTCACGTCTTTTTCCATGTTGTTCGCTCAGCTGTCTCTCCTTGGCTTTAACGCTACGGCAAGAATTTTCCCTTACTTCAGGGACAGTAAAAATGCCGATAATGGTTATTTAGGTCTTGCTTGTCGGGTTTCTCTGGTCGGGTTTGCATTGTTCTGTATTGCTGCCTATCTGTTCAAAGACCAGATTGTTCAGCAAAAGCATTCAGGTAGCAGACTCTTTACAACCTATTACTGGTACTTAATTCCATTGACCTTTTTTACTTTGTTGTTTAACATACTAGAGCTCTATTCTCGTTTGCTGTATGATACCACTACCAGCAGGATTTTACGGGAATTTACAAAACGTATATTTATTCTTATTGCACTGTTGTTGCTGTTGTTTAGTTCAGTTAGCTTTGAAGTTTTTATGTGGGTATGGCTCTTGTCAAATATTTTGCCTACCGGCATAATTGCTTACCGGCTCTATAGCCGGGGTCAGCTCTCCTTTCAAATCAATGTCAAATTTATTAACGGGCCAATCCAGAAACAACTGGTTCAGCTTTCTTTTTTTGGAATACTCACGGGCGCATCCCCCATTATTATTGATAACATAGACAAGTACATGATTAATGAAAAGTTTGGACTTGCAAATACAGGAATCTATACCCTGGCTTTTGCTTTCGCAACCATCATTAGCCTGCCTGCACGATCTTTATACAGTATTGCTTACACTGTAATTGCGGAAGCATGGAAAAATGATGATCGGAAAGAAATCAGTACAGTATATCAAAAAAGCTGTATCAGTCAGCTCATCAGTACCTTGTTCCTGTTTTTACTGATTTGGGGGAATATCCATAACATTTATGCTGTTTTACCTCCTGAATATGCTTCAGGAAAATATGTTATATTTTTTATAGGCCTTGGTTATCTGATTGATTCCTCTACAGGTGTAAACGGGGTAATTCTTGCTACCTCCAGATTTTACAAGTACGATTCTTTTTTTAATGTTGCCCTTATTGGTGTAACGATAGCTGCAAATCTAATTTTTATACCGCTTTATGGCATCACAGGAGCGGCAATAGCCTCAGCTATCACCTTATTTACTTTTAACTTTGCACGTTATCTTTTTATTTTATTGCTGTTTAAAATGCAGCCTTATACCTATAAAACACCCTTGGCTATTATCATGAGTGTGCTGGCCTATTTTATTGTAAATGCAATACCACCTATGGCCAATTTTATTATAGACAGCATACTGCGATTTGGATTGATTACGCTTTTATTTGGCGGTGCAGTATACTATCTCAGGTTATCTGAAGACATTAATGGATTGATTAATAATTTGGCAAAAAAATACCTGCGCTTTCGCTAA
- the typA gene encoding translational GTPase TypA has product MQKIRNIAIIAHVDHGKTTLVDKILHTCSIFRDNEQTGDLILDNNDLERERGITIVSKNVSVRYKDYKINIIDTPGHADFGGEVERVLKMADGVLLLCDAFEGAMPQTRFVTQKALSLGLKPIVVVNKVDKENCRPEEVYEQIFELFFNLEATEDQLDFPVIYGSSKQGWMSTDYTKPTTDIFPLLDAVIASIPPPPMLEGTLQMQITSLDYSSFVGRIAVGRVHRGVIKENQPVTLIKRDGKMVKSRVKELYTFEGLGKIRATEVKSGDICAVVGIDGFDIGDTIADFDSPEQLPVIKIDEPTMNMLFTINNSPFFGKEGKFVTSQRIKERLYKEMEKNLALKVVETPSPDAYLVYGRGILHLSVLIETMRREGYEIQVGQPQVIVKEIDGKKCEPVETLIVDVPGDVAGKVIELVTQRKGELLIMEPKGDLQHLEFEIPARGIIGLRNNVLTATGGEAIMAHRFKAYEPWKGTIPGRLNGVLVSMEKGSTTAYSIDKLQDRGRFFVDPGVEVYEGQIMGEHIRDNDLVVNIVKGKQLTNMRASGTDDSQRIAPAIKFSLEEAMEYIQADEYIEITPVSMRLRKIYLTENERKIKGKNF; this is encoded by the coding sequence ATGCAAAAAATAAGAAACATAGCTATTATAGCACACGTTGACCACGGTAAAACCACATTGGTTGACAAGATTTTACACACGTGTTCAATTTTTCGTGACAACGAACAAACAGGTGACTTAATATTGGATAACAACGACCTGGAGCGTGAACGTGGTATTACCATTGTATCTAAAAACGTTTCAGTAAGGTACAAAGACTATAAAATCAACATCATTGATACTCCTGGTCACGCCGATTTTGGTGGTGAAGTAGAGCGTGTATTGAAAATGGCTGACGGTGTATTGTTGCTTTGTGATGCTTTTGAAGGTGCAATGCCTCAAACACGTTTTGTGACCCAAAAAGCACTATCTCTAGGATTAAAGCCTATTGTTGTGGTAAACAAGGTGGACAAAGAAAACTGCCGTCCGGAAGAAGTTTATGAGCAAATCTTTGAGTTGTTCTTTAACTTAGAGGCTACAGAAGACCAGCTTGACTTCCCTGTAATCTACGGTTCATCTAAACAAGGGTGGATGAGTACGGATTACACTAAACCAACTACTGATATTTTCCCGCTTTTAGATGCAGTTATTGCTTCTATTCCACCTCCACCAATGTTGGAGGGTACCTTACAAATGCAAATCACCTCTTTAGATTATTCATCTTTTGTGGGCCGTATTGCGGTTGGACGTGTACACCGTGGTGTGATTAAAGAAAACCAACCAGTTACGTTGATTAAACGTGATGGTAAAATGGTAAAATCAAGGGTTAAAGAGTTATATACATTTGAAGGCCTAGGTAAAATTCGTGCTACTGAAGTTAAATCCGGTGATATCTGCGCTGTAGTAGGTATAGACGGATTTGATATTGGTGATACGATTGCCGATTTTGATTCACCAGAGCAATTGCCGGTAATCAAAATTGACGAGCCTACAATGAACATGTTGTTCACCATCAACAACTCGCCATTCTTTGGTAAAGAAGGTAAATTTGTTACCTCACAAAGGATCAAAGAACGTCTTTACAAAGAGATGGAGAAAAACCTTGCGCTTAAAGTGGTTGAAACTCCTTCTCCTGATGCTTACCTGGTATACGGACGTGGTATTCTCCATCTTTCAGTATTGATCGAAACGATGCGTCGTGAAGGTTATGAAATCCAGGTTGGACAGCCACAGGTAATTGTTAAAGAAATTGACGGCAAGAAATGTGAGCCGGTTGAAACTTTAATTGTTGATGTACCTGGAGATGTTGCTGGTAAAGTAATTGAATTGGTAACTCAGCGTAAGGGTGAATTATTGATCATGGAACCTAAAGGAGATCTTCAACACTTAGAGTTTGAAATTCCTGCACGTGGCATCATCGGACTAAGAAATAACGTATTAACCGCAACTGGTGGTGAAGCCATTATGGCACACCGTTTCAAAGCTTACGAGCCTTGGAAAGGTACTATTCCTGGACGCTTAAACGGTGTTTTGGTTTCTATGGAAAAAGGTAGCACTACTGCTTACTCTATTGATAAATTACAAGATCGTGGTCGTTTCTTCGTTGATCCGGGAGTTGAAGTTTATGAAGGTCAGATTATGGGTGAGCACATCCGTGATAATGATTTGGTTGTAAACATTGTTAAAGGAAAACAACTGACCAACATGCGTGCTTCTGGTACGGATGATAGTCAGCGTATCGCTCCTGCAATTAAATTCTCACTGGAAGAGGCTATGGAATACATCCAGGCTGATGAGTATATCGAAATTACCCCAGTAAGTATGCGTTTACGCAAGATCTATTTAACAGAGAACGAACGTAAAATAAAAGGTAAAAACTTCTAA
- a CDS encoding YwbE family protein, whose product MDGKNRNDIYPGLEVDIILKKDQRSGKLTRGIVSNLLTSAAYHSRGIKVRLEDGQIGRVAEIIED is encoded by the coding sequence ATGGATGGTAAAAACCGAAATGACATCTATCCGGGCTTAGAGGTAGACATTATACTAAAAAAAGATCAACGCAGTGGAAAACTGACCAGAGGGATTGTATCTAACTTACTTACATCTGCAGCCTATCACTCAAGAGGTATAAAAGTTAGGTTGGAAGATGGCCAGATAGGCCGGGTGGCTGAAATTATTGAAGATTGA